Proteins found in one uncultured Desulfuromonas sp. genomic segment:
- a CDS encoding IS110 family transposase codes for MFIGLDVHKKSIEIAIAEDGRTGEVRRYGEIAGDLSALDKVVRKLISKGAELHFVYEAGPCGYEIYRHLTAQGFDCQVVAPSKIPRKSGERIKNDRRDAQMLARLHRAGELSGVFVPAAEDEAMRDLTRSREDAKITQKKAKQRILAFLLRHGFRYNGRTPWSQAHMRWIAEIKMPHPAQQIALQEYVDTLTESTCRVKRLTDQIQQLLPQWRMFEVTKAYQSLRGVSLIVAATTVAEIGDLTRFDSPVELMSYLGLVPSEHSSGEKTKRGAITKTGNGHVRRVLVEAAWAYRLPARISRVLHKRQEGLSQEICAISWKAQLRLCARYKYMLERGKCKQVIVTAIARELCAFMWAIAHEVDIPEVV; via the coding sequence ATCTATTGAGATAGCCATTGCCGAGGACGGTCGCACTGGCGAAGTTCGCCGATACGGTGAAATTGCCGGTGACTTGTCTGCTCTGGACAAGGTGGTTAGGAAACTTATTTCAAAAGGAGCTGAACTGCACTTTGTCTACGAAGCCGGTCCTTGCGGCTATGAGATTTACCGCCACCTGACAGCTCAGGGATTCGATTGCCAGGTGGTGGCCCCCTCAAAGATTCCAAGGAAAAGCGGCGAGCGGATAAAAAATGACCGCCGGGATGCGCAGATGCTTGCCCGCCTGCATCGGGCCGGTGAACTGTCCGGCGTCTTTGTCCCTGCGGCGGAAGATGAAGCGATGCGGGATCTCACCCGCTCGAGAGAAGATGCCAAAATAACGCAGAAAAAAGCCAAGCAGCGCATTCTGGCTTTCCTGCTTCGGCATGGGTTCAGATACAACGGACGAACTCCTTGGAGTCAGGCCCATATGCGGTGGATCGCTGAGATTAAAATGCCCCATCCCGCTCAGCAAATCGCTCTTCAGGAATATGTCGACACATTAACTGAGAGCACGTGCCGGGTGAAACGCCTTACGGATCAGATTCAGCAACTTTTGCCGCAATGGCGTATGTTTGAGGTCACCAAGGCCTATCAGTCACTACGCGGTGTCTCTTTAATTGTTGCTGCGACCACAGTTGCGGAAATCGGCGACCTGACACGTTTTGATAGTCCCGTTGAACTGATGTCCTATCTTGGTCTGGTTCCATCGGAACACTCCAGTGGCGAGAAGACGAAACGAGGCGCCATCACCAAGACAGGTAATGGCCATGTGCGCCGGGTTCTTGTGGAAGCAGCCTGGGCTTACCGCCTTCCTGCCCGCATCAGTCGGGTGTTACATAAACGCCAAGAAGGTTTATCACAAGAGATTTGCGCTATTTCCTGGAAAGCCCAACTCCGGCTCTGTGCCCGCTACAAATACATGCTGGAACGGGGAAAATGCAAGCAGGTGATTGTAACGGCCATCGCCCGGGAACTCTGTGCCTTCATGTGGGCCATCGCCCATGAGGTTGACATTCCGGAAGTGGTATAA